The following are encoded together in the Deinococcus soli (ex Cha et al. 2016) genome:
- a CDS encoding patatin-like phospholipase family protein yields the protein MTYGLVLGGGGARGLAHVGVWRVLEEHGLTPGMLAGTSMGGLVGAFIAAGYSADEMERLSRGVSWRRLLNLRPGPGLVRPSVVSAWLADHLPATFEELRLPLAVTATDLRSGRAVYLSRGNLHEALRATTAYPGAVEPVAQGDLLLSDGGILNQVPVDAALFLGARRVLAVDVTAPVPLTLTERRGRLWRREPGAGGAQGGAHPHLGTVQTLRRAVEIMQAQLTDARVGLYRPDVLLRPTLRDVDLLNFNRADAAIQAGVEAAQAQLPRLLTLPG from the coding sequence ATGACGTACGGACTGGTCCTGGGAGGTGGCGGCGCGCGCGGACTGGCGCACGTCGGCGTGTGGCGCGTGCTGGAAGAACACGGGCTGACGCCCGGCATGCTGGCCGGGACGAGCATGGGCGGGCTGGTCGGGGCGTTCATCGCCGCCGGGTACAGCGCCGACGAGATGGAGCGCCTGTCGCGCGGGGTGTCCTGGCGGCGCCTGCTGAACCTGCGGCCCGGTCCCGGGCTGGTGCGGCCGTCGGTGGTGAGTGCGTGGCTGGCCGATCACCTGCCCGCCACGTTCGAGGAGCTGCGCCTGCCGCTGGCGGTGACCGCCACGGACCTGCGGTCGGGCCGCGCGGTGTACCTGTCGCGCGGGAATCTGCACGAGGCGCTGCGCGCCACGACCGCGTACCCGGGCGCGGTGGAACCGGTCGCGCAGGGGGACCTGCTGCTGTCCGACGGCGGGATCCTGAATCAGGTGCCGGTGGACGCCGCGCTGTTCCTGGGGGCGCGGCGGGTGCTGGCGGTGGACGTCACGGCGCCCGTCCCGCTGACCCTCACCGAGCGGCGCGGGCGGCTATGGCGGCGCGAGCCCGGCGCAGGTGGGGCACAGGGCGGCGCGCACCCACACCTCGGGACGGTGCAGACCCTGCGCCGCGCGGTGGAGATCATGCAGGCGCAGCTGACCGACGCCCGGGTGGGCCTGTACCGTCCGGACGTGCTGCTGCGCCCCACGCTGCGCGACGTGGACCTGCTGAACTTCAACCGGGCGGACGCCGCCATCCAGGCGGGCGTGGAGGCCGCGCAGGCGCAGCTGCCGCGCCTGCTGACCCTGCCCGGCTGA
- a CDS encoding serine/threonine-protein kinase yields the protein MPLAGQVVGNGVRLVRPVGRGSHSLVYFAVARDGQPCAVKIFPAHLGGYAEREYDHAHDLHHPRLVRVIERTVVDDQPALVSTLARGEVLFRRYAQRPAVQQERRAFLLTLVHLLDALGYLHERGLVHRDIKPENIIVEEDGSAKLVDFDLSGPAFETFDAPLRMGTAAFQSPEAARGEPLGPESDLYGVGVLLGWGIHGSLPDPDEPHPHTLDPLQPLYLSLTRPDHAERPNDAARVRAELLRLAGLPY from the coding sequence ATGCCTCTTGCAGGACAGGTCGTGGGAAACGGCGTCCGGCTGGTCCGACCGGTCGGACGCGGCTCGCACAGCCTGGTGTACTTCGCGGTGGCTCGCGACGGCCAGCCCTGCGCCGTGAAGATCTTCCCCGCGCACCTGGGCGGCTACGCCGAACGGGAATACGACCACGCGCACGACCTGCACCACCCCCGGCTGGTCCGCGTGATCGAACGGACCGTCGTGGACGACCAGCCCGCCCTGGTCAGCACCCTGGCACGTGGCGAGGTGCTGTTCCGCCGCTACGCGCAGCGGCCCGCCGTGCAGCAGGAACGCCGGGCCTTCCTGCTGACCCTCGTGCACCTGCTGGACGCGCTGGGGTACCTGCACGAGCGCGGGCTGGTGCACCGCGACATCAAACCCGAGAACATCATCGTGGAGGAGGACGGCAGCGCGAAACTGGTGGATTTCGACCTGTCCGGCCCCGCCTTCGAGACCTTCGACGCGCCGCTGCGCATGGGCACCGCCGCCTTCCAGAGCCCCGAGGCGGCGCGCGGCGAACCGCTGGGTCCCGAGAGCGACCTGTACGGCGTGGGCGTCCTGCTCGGCTGGGGCATTCACGGCTCGCTGCCCGACCCGGACGAGCCGCACCCGCACACCCTGGACCCGCTGCAACCCCTGTACCTGAGCCTGACCCGCCCCGACCATGCCGAGCGGCCCAACGACGCCGCGCGCGTCCGCGCCGAACTGCTGCGGCTGGCGGGCCTGCCGTACTGA
- the lepB gene encoding signal peptidase I, giving the protein MTAPQTPAPIKPKQTALQKLWKEILEPIVFAVVITQFVATLVGVDGVSMMPNLRNGERVFVPKYETWLHKAGVGDFKRGDILIFKPPREASAKIDNLNKSAFGLYTYRPFLIKRLIGLPGDRVSITAGEVSVNGQPLDSSWTTAYWQEQGCWDTQSEVANNITSASIAGATVNVVPDRQEFTVPDGQYFVMGDNRTATGSEDSRIMGAIARRDVAGRAAAVVWPIMRKANVRYNCLTSSVEEFSGDNVLNWRLLTPPAGFGQLK; this is encoded by the coding sequence ATGACAGCCCCCCAGACGCCCGCCCCCATCAAGCCCAAGCAGACCGCGCTGCAGAAACTGTGGAAGGAGATCCTGGAACCCATCGTGTTCGCGGTGGTGATCACGCAGTTCGTGGCGACGCTCGTGGGCGTGGACGGCGTGAGCATGATGCCGAACCTGCGCAACGGCGAGCGCGTGTTCGTGCCGAAGTACGAGACGTGGCTGCACAAGGCGGGCGTCGGGGACTTCAAGCGCGGCGACATCCTGATCTTCAAGCCGCCCCGCGAGGCCAGCGCGAAGATCGACAATCTGAACAAGAGTGCGTTCGGGCTGTACACCTACCGGCCGTTCCTGATCAAGCGGCTGATCGGCCTGCCGGGCGACCGGGTCAGTATCACGGCGGGCGAGGTCAGCGTGAACGGCCAGCCGCTGGACTCCAGCTGGACGACCGCCTACTGGCAGGAGCAGGGCTGCTGGGACACGCAGAGCGAGGTGGCGAACAACATCACGTCCGCCAGCATCGCGGGCGCGACCGTGAACGTCGTGCCGGACCGGCAGGAGTTCACGGTGCCTGACGGGCAGTACTTCGTGATGGGCGACAACCGCACCGCGACCGGCAGTGAGGACTCGCGCATCATGGGGGCCATTGCGCGCCGGGACGTGGCGGGACGCGCGGCGGCCGTCGTGTGGCCGATCATGCGCAAGGCAAATGTCCGCTATAACTGCCTGACGAGCAGCGTCGAGGAATTCAGCGGGGACAACGTCCTGAACTGGCGTCTGCTGACGCCCCCGGCGGGCTTCGGGCAGCTGAAGTAA
- a CDS encoding histidine phosphatase family protein has protein sequence MQLLLIRHAQSANNLLYQQTGAKAGRHPDPPLTPLGHRQAQALADHLRQAPRGPLALTHLHASLTVRAVQTAAPLARALGLPVHAHADAHEVGGLYWGAWDGERGPTPGETPAGLRAHCPGLRWPGDLSPHAPWDGGFETDDPAVHASRARRLLGDLRARHGPDDRVGLVTHHLFAQYLIAALLGSDLPRLPATLRVNNTATCAVDLRGDPVRVGWINRHEHLGRALVTA, from the coding sequence GTGCAGCTCCTCCTGATCCGCCACGCGCAGTCGGCAAACAACCTCCTGTACCAGCAGACCGGTGCGAAGGCCGGACGCCACCCCGACCCGCCCCTGACGCCACTGGGACACCGGCAGGCGCAGGCCCTGGCCGACCACCTCCGGCAGGCGCCGCGCGGGCCGCTCGCGCTGACGCACCTGCACGCCAGCCTGACCGTCCGCGCCGTGCAGACCGCTGCGCCCCTGGCCCGCGCGCTGGGCCTCCCCGTGCACGCTCACGCCGACGCGCACGAGGTCGGGGGGCTGTACTGGGGCGCGTGGGACGGCGAGCGCGGCCCCACCCCCGGCGAGACGCCTGCGGGCCTGCGGGCGCACTGCCCCGGCCTCCGCTGGCCTGGCGACCTGTCCCCCCACGCCCCCTGGGACGGGGGGTTCGAAACGGACGACCCGGCGGTACACGCGAGCCGGGCACGCCGACTGCTGGGCGACCTGCGCGCCCGCCACGGACCGGACGACCGGGTGGGGCTGGTCACGCACCATCTCTTCGCGCAGTACCTGATCGCAGCGCTGCTGGGCAGCGACCTGCCCCGCCTGCCTGCCACGCTGCGCGTGAACAACACCGCCACCTGCGCCGTCGACCTGCGCGGCGACCCGGTCCGGGTCGGGTGGATCAACCGGCACGAACATCTGGGCAGGGCGCTCGTCACGGCCTGA
- a CDS encoding endonuclease III domain-containing protein → MPRPAPTFTAPATLPEVTCRLTGQYLPDGELPFPRTRPADLLSSLIRTILGQQNTRAAADRQYRALRTAYPRWEAALLDGPDGIEDTLRGVGGGLHRSKAASVHGILSALAGPDEDGPLTLEHLSGLTDETARATLEALPGVGRHTAALILLFDLHRPAMPVEGNLDRLARRLEWVPDTWTGARVERWFDATVPRTTPDRLRLHVAGVRHGREVCLSRHPSCDACVLADLCPSAALLGPG, encoded by the coding sequence ATGCCCCGCCCCGCCCCCACGTTCACGGCGCCCGCCACCCTGCCGGAGGTGACGTGCCGCCTGACCGGGCAGTACCTCCCGGACGGGGAACTGCCCTTCCCCCGCACCCGCCCGGCAGACCTGCTGAGCAGCCTGATCCGCACGATCCTGGGCCAGCAGAACACCCGCGCCGCCGCCGACCGGCAGTACCGCGCGCTGCGCACAGCCTACCCGCGGTGGGAGGCCGCGCTGCTCGACGGCCCGGACGGCATTGAGGACACCCTGCGCGGCGTGGGCGGCGGCCTGCACCGCAGCAAGGCCGCCAGCGTGCACGGCATCCTGAGCGCCCTGGCCGGACCGGACGAGGACGGCCCACTGACCCTGGAGCACCTGAGCGGCCTGACCGACGAGACGGCCCGCGCGACCCTGGAAGCCCTGCCCGGCGTGGGCCGCCACACCGCCGCCCTGATCCTCCTGTTCGACCTGCACCGGCCTGCCATGCCGGTCGAGGGCAACCTGGACCGGCTGGCCCGGCGGCTGGAGTGGGTCCCGGACACCTGGACGGGCGCGCGAGTGGAACGCTGGTTCGACGCCACCGTGCCCCGCACCACCCCGGACCGCCTGCGCCTGCACGTCGCGGGCGTCCGGCACGGGCGCGAGGTGTGCCTCAGCCGCCACCCGAGCTGCGACGCGTGCGTGCTGGCCGACCTGTGCCCCTCGGCCGCGCTGCTCGGACCGGGCTGA